The proteins below come from a single Bactrocera dorsalis isolate Fly_Bdor chromosome 5, ASM2337382v1, whole genome shotgun sequence genomic window:
- the LOC105226508 gene encoding protein rhomboid-like: MQGAENEHREFTQRMHTSVSALPPRAETRQMEAALMSAVAEAMSVSVASQEQLPHHQHYQQAAEAKPKSQPKKLNATSPYIIEIADEDMHANYPPKAHRDENADTTATQPARQRQCTCVRSASDAVIVLRVCSNLCNASEGPCALSTQCQALSPSACLTSAAPVATPRATVRPETLATNQRTYCTVCCSLVALGRARHDEQEEKKYLADYKRCWPPPPFIMLVSLLEIAVFVYDYMTVKMSVTALPFTRATDVSANKPFAASESSLIYRPDRRLEIWRFVSYMLLHANWFHLSFNVATQLVYGLPLEWVHGSARIAIIYLAGVFAGSLGTSVVDSDVYLVGASGGVYALLAAYFANTLLNFGQMRYGVGQLVRVVVFVSCDLCYALYNKYYNNNNNNNAAHAIIKSTPTISYVAHLSGALAGFTMGLLVLKNFDGPHAPSSKTLWWLALSVYAAFMTFAIAFNLVNTVTAQMLEAEGELVEQRLLHNLGIT, from the exons ATGCAAGGCGCGGAAAATGAACACAGGGAGTTTACGCAGCGCATGCATACGTCTGTGAGCGCTTTGCCACCGCGAGCGGAAACACGCCAAATGGAAGCAGCGCTCATGTCAGCGGTAGCAGAGGCAATGTCGGTTTCAGTTGCATCACAAGAACAGCTGCCGCATCATCAACACTATCAACAAGCAGCAGAAGCAAAGCCAAAATCACAGCCAAAGAAGTTGAATGCAACGAGTCCCTATATAATAGAAATCGCTGATGAAGACATGCATGCAAATTATCCGCCCAAAGCGCACAGAGATGAAAACGCAGACACGACAGCAACACAACCGGCGCGGCAGCGTCAATGCACATGTGTGCGCAGCGCAAGCGATGCGGTAATTGTGCTGCGCGTCTGCTCGAATTTATGCAACGCTAGCGAGGGTCCCTGCGCGCTTTCCACCCAATGTCAAGCGCTGTCACCGTCAGCGTGTCTGACTAGCGCTGCTCCTGTTGCAACACCGCGCGCTACAGTTAGACCGGAAACGTTGGCGACAAATCAGCGCACATACTGCACTGTCTGTTGCTCGCTGGTAGCGTTGGGTAGGGCGCGGCACGACGAGCAGGAGGAGAAAAAGTATTTGGCAGACTATAAGCGCTGTTGGCCGCCGCCACCGTTCATTATGCTGGTATCACTTCTGGAG ATTGCCGTCTTCGTCTACGATTACATGACAGTCAAAATGTCTGTGACAGCGTTACCGTTTACGAGGGCCACAGACGTCAGTGCGAACAAACCGTTCGCAGCGAGTGAGTCGTCGCTTATCTATCGGCCAGATCGTCGTCTGGAGATTTGGCGTTTTGTCTCCTACATGCTATTGCACGCGAATTGGTTCCACCTGAGCTTCAATGTGGCCACACAGCTGGTGTACGGGCTGCCCTTGGAGTGGGTGCACGGTTCGGCGCGCATTGCCATCATCTATTTGGCTGGCGTATTTGCCGGCTCGCTGGGCACCAGTGTCGTCGACTCGGATGTCTATTTGGTGGGCGCCAGCGGGGGCGTCTATGCGCTACTGGCCGCATATTTTGCGAATACACTGCTGAATTTCGGTCAAATGCGCTACGGTGTGGGGCAACTGGTGCGCGTCGTCGTATTCG TTTCCTGTGATCTCTGCTATGCACTCTACAATaagtattacaacaacaacaacaataacaatgctgCCCATGCAATAATTAAAAGCACACCAACAATTTCGTATGTGGCTCACCTGAGTGGCGCGTTGGCGGGCTTCACAATGGGTCTGCTGGTGCTGAAGAATTTCGACGGTCCTCATGCGCCATCATCGAAAACGCTGTGGTGGCTGGCGCTGAGCGTCTATGCGGCTTTTATGACATTCGCGATTGCGTTCAACCTCGTCAACACGGTCACTGCACAAATGCTCGAGGCGGAGGGTGAGCTAGTTGAGCAGCGCTTACTTCATAATTTGGGCATTACATAA